The following are from one region of the Microbacterium paraoxydans genome:
- a CDS encoding AAA family ATPase, which translates to MSVVLLAVTQPRADELVAELEWEGVSALSLPSASASAIIARLQPDVEAVVAPATRAVLTPELLSACDRAGVRIVTLGGTDSRAVMRMGLAPPLRTDAPGWEIAAALSTDVRHPVTGPPRAASRLTAIRGSHGAPGRSTIAVQLAVELARRGRRTALIDADTVAPSLALLLGMDDDAPGLAAACRRAEAGALDPAELTRLSARLAAGGAEVDVLAGLNRPSRWPELSDARMRATLSVCRRWAEETVVDVSAAVDTDEEAMYDVVGPRRHAATVATLSEADRVVALALADPLGVSRFLRDHAELRRLVGQTPVTVVVNQVRPGPLGLDARSQIRRTLERFAGLTDIAFLPLDRRAVDAALLHARPISDVAPRSALVAAVRRLAADLDRSVSGETTAGSSTGSSRGARRLRSALAALAGSRGAGDPASAS; encoded by the coding sequence GTGAGCGTCGTCCTCCTCGCCGTGACCCAGCCTCGAGCCGACGAGCTGGTCGCCGAACTCGAATGGGAGGGCGTCTCCGCCCTCAGCCTCCCATCCGCGTCCGCTTCCGCGATCATCGCCCGTCTGCAACCGGACGTGGAGGCTGTCGTCGCCCCCGCGACCAGGGCTGTGCTGACCCCCGAACTCCTTTCGGCGTGCGATCGCGCCGGCGTCCGCATCGTCACCCTCGGAGGCACGGACAGCCGGGCGGTCATGCGGATGGGCCTGGCCCCGCCCCTGCGCACGGATGCTCCGGGATGGGAGATCGCTGCAGCGCTCTCCACCGACGTGCGGCACCCTGTCACGGGCCCGCCGAGGGCGGCGTCCCGCCTCACGGCCATCCGGGGCTCGCACGGAGCGCCAGGACGCTCCACGATCGCCGTTCAGCTCGCCGTGGAACTCGCGCGGCGCGGGCGCCGGACGGCGCTGATCGACGCCGACACAGTGGCGCCCTCTCTGGCTCTGCTCCTCGGGATGGACGACGACGCCCCAGGGCTCGCGGCAGCCTGCCGTCGCGCCGAGGCCGGTGCGCTCGATCCGGCCGAACTGACCCGCCTGTCCGCCCGGCTCGCCGCAGGCGGCGCCGAGGTCGACGTGCTGGCGGGCCTCAACCGTCCGAGCCGCTGGCCCGAGCTCTCCGACGCGCGGATGCGGGCGACGCTGTCGGTCTGCCGGAGGTGGGCGGAAGAGACCGTGGTGGACGTCTCAGCCGCCGTCGACACGGACGAGGAGGCGATGTACGACGTGGTCGGCCCGCGGCGACACGCCGCGACCGTCGCGACGTTGAGCGAGGCGGACCGGGTCGTGGCTTTGGCCCTGGCGGACCCGCTGGGGGTCAGCCGCTTCCTGCGGGACCATGCAGAGCTGCGGCGTCTGGTCGGCCAGACGCCGGTGACGGTCGTCGTGAACCAGGTCCGTCCCGGGCCGCTCGGCCTCGACGCCCGAAGTCAGATCCGACGCACGCTGGAGCGGTTCGCCGGGCTCACCGATATCGCCTTCCTCCCGCTGGACCGCCGTGCCGTCGATGCGGCTCTCCTGCATGCCCGGCCGATCTCCGATGTCGCGCCGCGGTCGGCGCTGGTCGCCGCCGTGCGCCGGCTCGCGGCCGACCTCGACCGCTCCGTCTCCGGGGAGACTACTGCCGGTAGCTCGACAGGAAGTTCCCGAGGCGCTCGACGGCTTCGCTCAGCACTCGCGGCTCTGGCAGGGTCACGAGGCGCAGGTGATCCGGCGTCGGCCAGTTGA
- a CDS encoding coiled-coil domain-containing protein, which yields MAGFWGRRKREQEELAAQDADLARRAEQALVAADERIRTTSDELVFAEAELGESLTADLKAALLSVRTHLREAFQLHQLNHDEIPDTDEELRTRNARILQLCDWAQDLLDEKTTVLAESVAKVRRAPEIIAQVRADAEALSARIPQTDETVSRLSARYSDSAMHQITASAAEAEQLIRFATHSADISERRRAAKQNEEANLALETATEATRRAAALLDAVEDFEIEALRAESTLAEVIADSRNDLIAARTAPSTPAVAEAVARLQAALAALTPSGQPNDPFAELSRLREANAGLDEAIATARHRAENPLPSIAQVQHAIDDADRQLGVARGLIAGHRGWIGADARTRLAEAERLRVDLPALLPAEETREAALAQARRVAHLAAEALQLAQRDIDSSRPQDQDWGGGWGGGPRRGGGMGGGDLASGILGGLVIGSILDGIFD from the coding sequence ATGGCTGGATTTTGGGGCAGACGCAAACGCGAACAGGAAGAACTCGCCGCACAGGACGCGGACCTCGCCCGGCGTGCGGAACAGGCACTCGTCGCCGCCGACGAGCGCATCCGTACCACCTCCGACGAGCTCGTCTTCGCGGAGGCCGAGCTCGGGGAGTCCCTGACCGCCGACCTCAAGGCCGCGCTGCTGTCGGTGCGCACGCACCTGCGCGAGGCCTTCCAGCTCCACCAGCTCAACCACGACGAGATCCCGGACACCGACGAGGAGCTGCGCACGCGGAACGCGCGCATCCTGCAGCTCTGCGACTGGGCCCAGGACCTCCTCGACGAGAAGACCACCGTGCTCGCGGAGTCCGTCGCGAAGGTGCGGCGCGCGCCCGAGATCATCGCCCAGGTCCGCGCGGACGCCGAGGCGCTGAGCGCCCGCATCCCGCAGACGGACGAGACGGTGTCCCGGCTGTCCGCGCGCTACTCCGACTCCGCCATGCATCAGATCACCGCCAGTGCGGCCGAGGCGGAGCAGCTGATCCGTTTCGCCACCCACAGCGCCGACATCTCGGAGCGCCGCCGCGCCGCGAAGCAGAACGAGGAGGCGAACCTCGCGCTGGAGACGGCCACCGAGGCGACGCGTCGCGCCGCTGCCCTGCTCGACGCGGTGGAGGACTTCGAGATCGAGGCCCTGCGCGCCGAGTCGACCCTGGCCGAGGTCATCGCCGACTCCCGCAACGACCTCATCGCCGCCCGGACCGCTCCCTCCACGCCCGCCGTGGCGGAGGCCGTCGCCCGACTGCAGGCGGCCCTGGCCGCGCTCACCCCCTCGGGCCAGCCCAACGACCCGTTCGCCGAGCTCTCGCGTCTGCGCGAGGCCAACGCCGGTCTCGACGAGGCGATCGCCACGGCCCGGCATCGTGCCGAGAATCCGCTGCCGAGCATCGCGCAGGTCCAGCACGCGATCGACGACGCCGACCGCCAGCTGGGCGTCGCCCGCGGGCTCATCGCCGGGCATCGCGGATGGATCGGCGCCGATGCGCGTACCCGTCTCGCCGAGGCGGAACGACTCCGCGTCGATCTCCCGGCCCTGCTTCCGGCCGAAGAGACCCGCGAGGCGGCGCTCGCCCAGGCCCGCCGGGTCGCGCACCTCGCCGCGGAGGCCCTCCAGCTCGCGCAGCGGGACATCGACTCGTCCCGCCCGCAGGACCAGGACTGGGGCGGCGGCTGGGGCGGCGGTCCGCGCCGCGGCGGCGGGATGGGTGGCGGCGATCTCGCCTCCGGCATCCTCGGCGGGCTCGTCATCGGCAGCATCCTCGACGGCATCTTCGACTGA
- a CDS encoding PadR family transcriptional regulator translates to MSVRQSLLAILDQGPCYGYQLRHEFDRRTGSTWPLNVGQIYNTLERLERDGLVQRGEADEHGHVYWRITAAGSAEAARWLAAPVLRAPATREELAVKLAVAATLPGVDAATILRRQRDASQQRLEELRRTPSPGLAAGSPEDLAWSLVLDSLVCAAEAELRWLDQAEARLAQHPHPEMALELTTERPKRGRPAKAAPSPVAGGDPVALPA, encoded by the coding sequence ATGTCCGTACGCCAGAGCCTGCTCGCCATCCTCGATCAGGGCCCCTGCTACGGCTACCAGCTGCGCCACGAGTTCGACCGCCGGACCGGATCGACCTGGCCGCTCAACGTCGGCCAGATCTACAACACCCTGGAGCGGCTCGAGCGCGACGGGCTGGTCCAGCGCGGGGAGGCCGACGAGCACGGCCACGTCTACTGGCGCATCACCGCAGCGGGCTCGGCCGAAGCGGCGCGCTGGCTCGCCGCTCCGGTGCTCCGCGCTCCGGCGACGCGCGAGGAGCTCGCCGTGAAGCTCGCGGTCGCCGCGACGTTGCCCGGAGTGGACGCCGCGACCATCCTCCGCCGCCAGCGGGACGCCTCGCAGCAGCGGCTGGAGGAGCTGCGCCGCACGCCCTCCCCCGGGCTCGCGGCGGGCAGCCCCGAGGATCTCGCGTGGTCGCTCGTCCTCGACTCGCTCGTCTGCGCCGCGGAGGCCGAACTCCGGTGGCTCGACCAGGCGGAGGCCCGACTCGCGCAACACCCCCATCCCGAGATGGCCCTGGAGCTGACCACCGAACGCCCCAAGCGAGGACGCCCCGCGAAGGCGGCGCCCTCGCCCGTCGCCGGCGGCGATCCCGTCGCCCTCCCCGCCTGA
- a CDS encoding helix-turn-helix domain-containing protein translates to MTPPHPHTPRFLAPAQVAELLSIDVDEVIALVHAGHLRGAPLGAPARWRIEEPSIEEYLAAQTEEARRMALWRQSQAASFPELWGSSAARHR, encoded by the coding sequence ATGACACCCCCGCACCCGCACACCCCCCGGTTCCTCGCGCCAGCGCAGGTGGCAGAGCTGCTGAGCATCGACGTGGACGAGGTCATCGCGCTCGTCCACGCCGGTCATCTTCGCGGTGCCCCCCTGGGCGCTCCCGCGCGCTGGCGCATCGAGGAGCCGAGCATCGAGGAGTACCTGGCCGCGCAGACGGAGGAGGCGCGCCGGATGGCCCTGTGGCGGCAGTCGCAGGCCGCGAGCTTCCCCGAGCTGTGGGGCTCCTCCGCGGCGCGGCACCGCTGA
- a CDS encoding sensor histidine kinase yields the protein MSTLSDLAQAQGLLTDDDVEWLHRLAGDGQLLADLASADIVLWIQTDDGSFVAVAHARPSGAATLFYRDIVGERVRPQWRTQVQGAFESAEIVDSSSPDWFEETPTRVRAVPIVIERRGEDKAPRVIGVVTRHTNLGEVRTPSRQQITFDECANDLFRMIADGSFPDPAAPTSPRRGAPRASDGLIRIDVDGITTFASPNALSAFNRMGFDDELEGESLAEVTTRLVPPSRQVDESLPVVVTGRAPWRTDIEARGVTVSLRAIPLKDHGTRIGAIVLCRDVSELRHQEQELITKDATIREIHHRVKNNLQTVASLLRIQARRTHSDEARDALTQAMRRVDAIAVVHDTLAQGLTQKVDFDEVFHRVLKLVAEVASAPNTRARTQSTGHFGVLPSEYATPLALALTEVVTNAVEHGLAGQEGVVTIDAKRTEDNLRVTVRDTGHGLPEGRIGQGLGTQIIRTLIQGELGGTIDWRGSEGEGTEVVIDIPLRWLER from the coding sequence GTGTCAACCCTCAGTGATCTCGCCCAGGCCCAGGGCCTTCTGACCGACGACGACGTGGAGTGGCTGCACCGGCTCGCCGGTGACGGACAGCTCCTCGCGGACCTCGCCTCCGCCGACATCGTCCTGTGGATCCAGACGGACGACGGATCGTTCGTCGCCGTCGCGCACGCACGACCGAGCGGCGCGGCGACGCTGTTCTACCGCGACATCGTCGGGGAGCGGGTGCGTCCGCAGTGGCGCACGCAGGTGCAGGGTGCCTTCGAGTCGGCGGAGATCGTGGACTCCTCCTCACCCGACTGGTTCGAGGAGACACCGACCAGGGTCCGCGCCGTCCCGATCGTCATCGAGCGTCGGGGTGAGGACAAGGCTCCTCGCGTGATCGGCGTGGTCACACGGCACACCAACCTCGGGGAGGTGCGCACGCCGTCGCGTCAGCAGATCACCTTCGACGAGTGTGCCAACGACCTGTTCCGCATGATCGCGGACGGCAGCTTCCCGGACCCGGCAGCCCCCACGTCACCGCGCCGTGGCGCTCCCCGGGCGTCCGACGGGCTGATCCGGATCGACGTGGACGGCATCACGACCTTCGCCAGCCCCAACGCCCTGTCCGCGTTCAATCGGATGGGCTTCGACGACGAGTTGGAGGGGGAGTCCCTTGCCGAGGTGACCACCCGGCTCGTGCCGCCCTCCCGGCAGGTCGACGAGTCGCTGCCCGTGGTGGTGACCGGTCGGGCGCCTTGGCGGACGGACATCGAGGCGCGTGGCGTGACGGTCTCGCTCCGCGCCATCCCCCTGAAGGATCACGGCACACGCATCGGGGCCATCGTGCTCTGCCGCGACGTCTCGGAGCTGCGCCACCAGGAGCAGGAACTCATCACCAAGGACGCGACGATCCGGGAGATCCACCACCGCGTCAAGAACAACCTGCAGACCGTGGCCTCTCTGCTCCGGATCCAGGCCCGACGCACGCACTCCGACGAGGCGCGGGATGCTCTCACGCAGGCCATGCGCCGTGTGGACGCGATCGCGGTCGTGCACGATACCCTCGCCCAGGGGCTGACGCAGAAAGTCGACTTCGACGAGGTCTTCCATCGCGTGCTCAAGCTCGTCGCCGAAGTGGCGTCGGCTCCCAACACGCGCGCCCGCACCCAGTCGACGGGACACTTCGGCGTGCTCCCGAGCGAGTACGCCACTCCGTTGGCGCTGGCCCTGACGGAGGTCGTGACCAATGCGGTGGAGCACGGCCTCGCCGGGCAGGAGGGTGTCGTGACCATCGACGCCAAGCGCACCGAGGACAACCTCCGCGTGACGGTCCGCGACACGGGCCACGGGCTCCCGGAGGGCCGGATCGGTCAGGGCCTGGGCACCCAGATCATCCGCACCCTGATCCAGGGCGAGCTCGGCGGCACGATCGACTGGCGGGGGAGTGAGGGCGAGGGGACCGAGGTGGTCATCGACATCCCGCTGCGCTGGCTCGAGCGCTGA
- a CDS encoding SAF domain-containing protein, with translation MAPLSRSPRRFRGDARFAVGIVLVLASIAGVWFVLTSSDQAVPVLQARRTIARGEVLRAADFETVDVALGAVSDEYLRPDQLPAGQVAVRTLTEGELVPRTAMTAASDSRTTTVVVESSVGLPEDVAAGTEVEIWQAPLREDGRSYDEPRILVGDVVVRAVLEPEGLLAENAAELEIVIDRSDVAAVLAAVTGGAALSVVPVGAGS, from the coding sequence ATGGCCCCGCTCTCCCGCTCCCCTCGTCGCTTCCGCGGTGATGCCCGCTTCGCGGTGGGCATCGTGCTCGTCCTCGCATCGATCGCCGGCGTCTGGTTCGTCCTCACCTCGTCCGACCAGGCGGTCCCGGTGCTCCAGGCACGACGCACGATCGCTCGCGGGGAGGTCCTCCGTGCCGCCGATTTCGAGACGGTCGATGTGGCGCTCGGCGCGGTGTCCGACGAGTACCTCCGGCCGGATCAGCTCCCTGCGGGACAGGTCGCCGTCCGAACGCTGACGGAGGGCGAGCTGGTGCCAAGGACGGCGATGACCGCGGCCTCGGACAGTCGCACCACGACGGTCGTCGTCGAGAGCAGCGTGGGTCTCCCGGAGGACGTCGCGGCGGGAACCGAGGTGGAGATCTGGCAGGCACCGCTGCGCGAGGACGGACGCTCGTACGATGAACCCCGCATCCTCGTGGGGGACGTCGTCGTCCGCGCTGTCCTCGAGCCGGAGGGACTGCTGGCGGAGAATGCGGCGGAGCTGGAGATCGTGATCGATCGGAGCGACGTCGCTGCGGTCCTCGCCGCGGTCACCGGTGGCGCCGCGCTCTCCGTCGTCCCGGTCGGAGCCGGGTCGTGA
- a CDS encoding pyridoxal phosphate-dependent aminotransferase, which yields MTPSRTFDQSSKLKNVLYEIRGNALVEAARLEAEGHRILKLNTGNPAIFGFDAPHQIVHDMLAALPTAHGYSDSKGIISARRAVVSRYEEIDGFPRFDPDDVYLGNGVSELITMTMQALLDEGDEVLIPAPDYPLWTAMTSLAGGTPVHYLCDEDAGWQPDLEDIRSKITPRTKALVIINPNNPTGVVYSRQVLEGLVQIAREHQLLILSDEIYDRILFDDAVHIPTATLAPDLLCLTFNGLSKTYRVAGYRSGWMVVTGPQDHAKGFIEGITLLASTRLCPNVPAQHAVQAALSGVQSIDALIAPTGRLHEQRDIAWEGLEAIPGVSCVKPQGALYAFPRLDPNVHEIRDDAKLVYDLLVSEHILLVQGTGFNWPTPDHLRLVTLPEPRVLSEAVERLGNFLSSYRQ from the coding sequence ATGACACCATCGCGCACCTTCGACCAGTCGTCGAAGCTCAAGAACGTCCTGTACGAGATCCGCGGAAACGCCCTCGTCGAGGCGGCGCGATTGGAAGCAGAGGGCCACCGGATCCTCAAGCTCAACACCGGCAATCCCGCGATCTTCGGCTTCGACGCCCCGCATCAGATCGTGCACGACATGCTCGCCGCGCTCCCCACGGCCCACGGGTACAGCGACAGCAAGGGCATCATCTCCGCCCGGCGTGCCGTGGTGAGCAGGTACGAGGAGATCGACGGGTTCCCCCGTTTCGATCCCGATGACGTGTACCTCGGCAACGGGGTCTCCGAGCTCATCACCATGACCATGCAGGCGCTGCTGGACGAGGGGGACGAGGTCCTCATCCCCGCGCCCGACTACCCGCTGTGGACGGCCATGACCAGCCTCGCGGGTGGCACGCCCGTCCATTACCTCTGCGACGAGGACGCGGGCTGGCAGCCCGACCTCGAGGACATCCGGTCGAAGATCACGCCGCGGACCAAGGCGCTCGTGATCATCAACCCGAACAACCCCACCGGCGTGGTCTACTCCCGGCAGGTGCTGGAGGGCCTCGTGCAGATCGCGCGCGAGCACCAGCTCCTCATCCTCTCCGACGAGATCTACGACCGCATCCTGTTCGACGACGCGGTGCACATCCCGACGGCGACCCTGGCCCCCGACCTGCTCTGCCTCACGTTCAACGGGCTCTCCAAGACCTACCGCGTGGCCGGCTACCGGTCCGGTTGGATGGTCGTCACGGGTCCGCAGGACCACGCCAAGGGCTTCATCGAGGGCATCACGCTGCTGGCCTCGACCCGGCTCTGCCCGAACGTCCCGGCGCAGCACGCCGTCCAGGCGGCGCTGTCCGGCGTGCAGTCGATCGACGCCCTGATCGCCCCGACCGGGCGGCTGCACGAGCAGCGCGACATCGCCTGGGAGGGGCTGGAGGCCATCCCCGGTGTGTCCTGCGTGAAGCCTCAGGGCGCCCTCTACGCGTTCCCCCGACTGGACCCGAACGTGCACGAGATCCGCGACGACGCCAAGCTCGTCTACGATCTGCTGGTGTCCGAACACATCCTGCTCGTGCAGGGGACGGGCTTCAACTGGCCGACGCCGGATCACCTGCGCCTCGTGACCCTGCCAGAGCCGCGAGTGCTGAGCGAAGCCGTCGAGCGCCTCGGGAACTTCCTGTCGAGCTACCGGCAGTAG
- the hpf gene encoding ribosome hibernation-promoting factor, HPF/YfiA family — METSIVGVGVGITDRFRTVVEEKIAKIQTLAAKAQRLDVKVTHRVYRNGRIPDETVELTLVGKGPVVRAEAVDGDKFVALDLAIDKMTEQLRRAKEKRVDGRQHPRGPHFEKGSGSLEGIDVQPASAEVLHAVATGSIPVQSEEEEDYSPVVIRTKSFEAEWMTVEEAVDRMELVGHDFFLFVDARTDHPSVVYRRKGWDYGVIALSTQAPPAEALAS; from the coding sequence ATGGAAACGAGCATCGTGGGCGTCGGAGTGGGCATCACCGATCGCTTCCGCACCGTCGTCGAAGAGAAGATCGCCAAGATCCAGACACTCGCCGCCAAGGCGCAACGACTGGACGTGAAGGTCACGCACCGGGTCTACCGCAACGGCCGCATCCCGGACGAGACGGTCGAGCTGACGCTGGTCGGCAAGGGCCCGGTGGTCCGTGCCGAGGCCGTCGACGGCGACAAGTTCGTGGCGCTCGACCTCGCGATCGACAAGATGACGGAGCAGCTGCGCCGCGCGAAGGAGAAGCGCGTCGACGGACGACAGCATCCGCGCGGCCCGCACTTCGAGAAGGGCAGCGGTTCGCTCGAGGGCATCGACGTGCAGCCCGCCTCCGCTGAGGTGCTGCACGCGGTCGCGACCGGCAGCATCCCGGTGCAGAGCGAGGAGGAGGAGGACTACTCGCCTGTCGTCATCCGCACGAAGAGCTTCGAGGCGGAGTGGATGACGGTGGAGGAGGCCGTCGACCGGATGGAGCTCGTCGGGCACGACTTCTTCCTCTTCGTCGATGCGCGCACCGACCACCCGAGCGTGGTCTACCGCCGCAAGGGCTGGGACTACGGAGTCATCGCTCTGAGCACGCAGGCTCCGCCCGCCGAGGCGCTCGCCTCCTGA
- the secA gene encoding preprotein translocase subunit SecA: MANPLEKLLRAGEGRIIRRLNQVVKAVNALEEDISQLTDDELRNETAELRARYEKGETLDQLMPEAFAAVREAAKRTLGMRAYDVQIMGGAALHLGNIAEMKTGEGKTLVATFPAYLNAIAGEGVHVITVNDFLASYQAELMGRVYRALGMTTGIIVSGQTPAVRREQYAADITYGTNNEFGFDYLRDNMAWRKEDLVQREHFFAIVDEVDSILIDEARTPLIISGPSSGEANRWFAEFAKIARTLVAGEDYEVDEKKRTVGVLEPGIEKVEDYLGIDNLYESANTPLISFLNNSIKALALFKKDTDYVVMNDEVMIVDEHTGRILVGRRYNEGIHQAIEAKEGVPVKAENQTLATVTLQNYFRLYDKLAGMTGTAETEAAEFMSTYKLGVIPIPTNKPMIRKDQPDLVYKNEAAKFAQVVEDIAERHASGQPVLVGTTSVEKSEYLSRLLAKKGVKHEVLNAKNHAREAEIVARAGRLGAVTVATNMAGRGTDIMLGGNAEFLAVQELKAKGLDPVETPEEYEVAWDETYETMKKVVEEEAEKVIEAGGLYVLGTERHESRRIDNQLRGRSGRQGDPGESRFYLSLTDDLMRLFQSGAAEAILARTNFPDDVPIESGLVSRAIRSAQSQVEARNAEMRKNVLKYDDVLNRQREAIYADRRHILQGDDIADRVQHFIEDAISGVVKDHTGEGHNESWDFDALWTELKTLYPVSVTIDEVVSEAAGRKGGITAEGLTRELLSDAKIAYEKREESLGEAATRELERRVVLQVLDRRWRDHLYEMDYLKDGIGLRAMAQRDPLIEYQREGYAMFQSMMGQIKEESVGYLYNLEVEVRRAGDAETAEVEAKGLATDGGEQRLEYSAANDAGEVEVRNDRGQVQQAATERMRQAAARAQAPQQAEPEEAPRGAFGQRTEAAAPAAGNREQRRAQSKKKK, encoded by the coding sequence GTGGCGAATCCTCTTGAGAAGCTGCTGCGCGCAGGTGAGGGGCGGATCATCCGCCGTCTGAACCAGGTGGTGAAGGCGGTGAACGCCCTCGAGGAGGACATCTCCCAGCTCACGGACGACGAGCTGCGCAACGAGACCGCCGAGCTGCGTGCCCGCTACGAGAAGGGCGAGACGCTCGACCAGCTCATGCCAGAGGCCTTCGCCGCGGTGCGCGAGGCCGCCAAGCGGACGCTCGGCATGCGCGCGTACGACGTGCAGATCATGGGTGGCGCGGCCCTGCACCTCGGGAACATCGCCGAGATGAAGACCGGTGAGGGCAAGACCCTCGTCGCCACCTTCCCCGCGTACCTGAACGCGATCGCCGGCGAGGGCGTGCACGTCATCACCGTGAACGACTTCCTCGCGAGCTACCAGGCAGAGCTCATGGGCCGCGTCTACCGCGCCCTCGGCATGACGACGGGCATCATCGTGTCCGGTCAGACGCCCGCCGTGCGCCGCGAGCAGTACGCGGCCGACATCACCTACGGCACGAACAACGAGTTCGGCTTCGACTACCTCCGCGACAACATGGCCTGGCGCAAGGAGGACCTCGTCCAGCGCGAGCACTTCTTCGCGATCGTCGACGAGGTGGACTCCATCCTCATCGACGAGGCGCGCACGCCGCTCATCATCTCCGGGCCGTCCTCCGGCGAGGCGAACCGCTGGTTCGCGGAGTTCGCCAAGATCGCTCGCACGCTCGTCGCCGGCGAGGACTACGAGGTCGACGAGAAGAAGCGCACCGTCGGCGTCCTGGAGCCGGGCATCGAGAAGGTCGAGGACTACCTCGGCATCGACAACCTCTACGAGTCCGCCAACACGCCGCTCATCTCGTTCCTGAACAACTCGATCAAGGCGCTCGCGCTGTTCAAGAAGGACACCGACTACGTCGTGATGAACGACGAGGTCATGATCGTCGACGAGCACACCGGGCGCATCCTCGTGGGACGCCGCTACAACGAGGGCATCCACCAGGCGATCGAGGCGAAGGAGGGGGTGCCGGTCAAGGCCGAGAACCAGACCCTCGCCACCGTCACGCTGCAGAACTACTTCCGCCTCTACGACAAGCTCGCCGGCATGACCGGTACCGCCGAGACCGAGGCCGCCGAGTTCATGTCGACGTACAAGCTCGGCGTCATCCCGATCCCGACCAACAAGCCGATGATCCGCAAGGACCAGCCGGACCTGGTGTACAAGAACGAAGCCGCGAAGTTCGCGCAGGTCGTCGAGGACATCGCGGAGCGCCACGCGAGCGGGCAGCCGGTGCTCGTCGGCACCACCAGCGTCGAGAAGAGCGAGTACCTGTCGCGCCTGCTCGCCAAGAAGGGCGTCAAGCACGAGGTCCTGAACGCGAAGAACCACGCCCGTGAGGCGGAGATCGTCGCCCGCGCCGGCCGCCTCGGCGCCGTGACGGTCGCGACGAACATGGCCGGACGAGGCACCGACATCATGCTCGGCGGAAACGCCGAGTTCCTCGCGGTGCAGGAGCTCAAGGCGAAGGGACTCGACCCGGTGGAGACGCCGGAGGAGTACGAGGTCGCGTGGGACGAGACCTACGAGACCATGAAGAAGGTGGTCGAGGAGGAGGCCGAGAAGGTCATCGAAGCCGGTGGCCTCTACGTGCTCGGCACCGAGCGCCACGAGTCGCGCCGCATCGACAACCAGCTGCGCGGTCGGTCCGGTCGCCAGGGCGACCCCGGCGAGAGCCGCTTCTACCTGAGCCTCACCGACGACCTCATGCGGCTGTTCCAGTCCGGCGCCGCCGAGGCGATCCTCGCCCGCACGAACTTCCCTGACGACGTGCCGATCGAGTCGGGTCTCGTGTCCCGGGCGATCCGCAGCGCGCAGTCGCAGGTCGAGGCCCGCAACGCCGAGATGCGCAAGAACGTCCTCAAGTACGACGACGTCCTCAACCGTCAGCGCGAGGCGATCTATGCCGACCGCCGCCACATCCTCCAGGGCGACGACATCGCCGATCGGGTGCAGCACTTCATCGAGGACGCGATCAGCGGCGTCGTGAAGGACCACACCGGCGAGGGCCACAACGAGAGCTGGGACTTCGACGCCCTCTGGACCGAGCTGAAGACCCTGTACCCGGTGAGCGTCACGATCGACGAGGTCGTGTCGGAGGCTGCAGGACGCAAGGGCGGCATCACCGCCGAGGGCCTGACGCGCGAGCTGCTCTCGGATGCGAAGATCGCCTACGAGAAGCGCGAGGAGTCGCTGGGCGAGGCCGCGACCCGCGAGCTCGAGCGTCGCGTCGTCCTGCAGGTGCTCGACCGCCGCTGGCGCGACCACCTGTACGAGATGGACTACCTCAAGGACGGCATCGGCCTCCGGGCGATGGCGCAGCGCGATCCGCTCATCGAGTACCAGCGCGAGGGCTACGCGATGTTCCAGTCGATGATGGGCCAGATCAAGGAGGAGTCGGTCGGCTACCTCTACAACCTCGAGGTCGAGGTCCGTCGCGCCGGCGACGCCGAGACGGCGGAGGTCGAGGCCAAGGGGCTCGCCACCGACGGGGGAGAGCAGCGCCTGGAGTACTCGGCGGCGAACGACGCCGGCGAGGTCGAGGTCCGCAACGACCGCGGGCAGGTGCAGCAGGCCGCGACCGAGCGGATGCGCCAGGCTGCGGCTCGGGCGCAGGCTCCGCAGCAGGCCGAACCGGAGGAGGCCCCGCGCGGCGCCTTCGGGCAGCGCACGGAGGCGGCCGCCCCGGCGGCGGGCAACCGCGAGCAGCGGCGCGCGCAGAGCAAGAAGAAGAAGTAG
- a CDS encoding Rv3235 family protein, giving the protein MMLAEYFGPQPTPADELPDPALLVRSLTQGALEVLAGVREVDQLARWFSEEAYRSVVVRANLAARARSARGVAPSRPTFVIRTVRVTHPRDGIVEAVVVVAGPGRTRAVALRLEGLDHRWRATSLAIL; this is encoded by the coding sequence ATGATGCTGGCCGAGTACTTCGGACCGCAGCCCACCCCGGCCGATGAGCTTCCGGACCCCGCACTTCTCGTGCGGAGCCTCACCCAGGGCGCGCTCGAGGTTTTGGCGGGGGTGCGGGAGGTGGACCAGCTCGCCCGGTGGTTCAGCGAGGAGGCCTACCGCAGCGTGGTCGTCCGGGCCAACCTCGCCGCCCGTGCGCGCAGCGCTCGTGGTGTCGCGCCGTCGCGGCCCACCTTCGTCATCCGCACTGTGCGGGTGACCCACCCGCGGGACGGCATCGTAGAGGCTGTCGTGGTGGTGGCGGGACCGGGGCGCACGCGCGCGGTGGCCCTCCGGCTGGAAGGGCTCGACCACCGGTGGCGCGCGACGTCGCTCGCCATCCTCTGA